In a single window of the Anabas testudineus chromosome 17, fAnaTes1.2, whole genome shotgun sequence genome:
- the ccr12a gene encoding chemokine (C-C motif) receptor 12a isoform X1, giving the protein MSFTGQTPTMSDDDEQYRIFLELWNYTYDTTDSNYVVSGPVQLCSKKSVNEFGARFIPVFYYVNFLLSYLGNGLVLFIIYKYEKLNTVTNIFLLNLVLSNILFASSLPFWAIYHSSEWIFGIAMCKLVSSAYFIGFYSSILFLTLMTLDRYLAVVHAVAAAKSRKKMYAIIASLVVWCMSIVASLKELVLQNVYENTFSGLMCEESGYPKSTMERWRLVSYYQQFLLFFLLPLFMVMYCYISITIRILSTRMKEKCRAIKLIFVIIFTFFACWTPYNIVILLQAIQVSMTDEKTCSDIERLDHALYVTRNIAYLYCCISPVFYTFLGKKFQSHFMRLVAKKVPCLKRHISISSQSTRTTSQRTPHSTYEY; this is encoded by the exons ATGAGCTTCACTG GACAAACTCCAACCatgagtgatgatgatgaacagtaTAGGATCTTCCTGGAACTATGGAATTACACTTATGACACCACTGACTCAAACTATGTGGTCAGTGGACCTGTCCAGCTCTGTTCGAAGAAGTCCGTCAATGAGTTTGGTGCAAGATTCATACCAGTTTTTTACTATGTCAACTTCCTCCTAAGTTACCTTGGCAACGGGCTTGTTCTCTTTATCATCTACAAGTATGAGAAGCTCAACACAGTGACAAACATCTTCCTCTTGAATTTGGTCCTGTCCAACATCCTCTTTGCCTCCAGTCTACCTTTCTGGGCGATATACCATTCGTCAGAGTGGATTTTCGGCATTGCTATGTGCAAGCTGGTCAGCAGCGCCTACTTCATCGGTTTCTACAGctccatcctcttcctcacccTCATGACGCTTGACCGATACCTGGCAGTGGTGCATGCAGTGGCAGCTGCCAAGAGCAGGAAAAAGATGTATGCCATCATTGCATCTTTGGTAGTTTGGTGCATGAGTATTGTAGCAAGTCTGAAAGAGCTGGTTCTCCAAAATGTGTATGAGAACACATTTAGTGGACTGATGTGTGAGGAGTCTGGATACCCCAAGAGCACCATGGAGCGCTGGCGTCTGGTCAGTTATTACCAGCAGtttctgctcttcttcctcctcccatTGTTCATGGTGATGTACTGCTACATCAGCATCACCATCCGCATTTTGTCTACGCGTATGAAGGAGAAGTGCCGTGCCATCAAGCTCATATTTGTCATCATCTTTACCTTCTTCGCCTGCTGGACACCCTACAACATCGTCATCCTCTTGCAAGCTATACAGGTCTCAATGACAGATGAAAAAACTTGTTCTGACATAGAGCGCTTGGACCATGCATTGTATGTGACTCGGAACATAGCCTATTTGTATTGTTGCATCAGTCctgtgttttacacatttttggGAAAGAAATTCCAGAGTCACTTCATGAGGTTGGTGGCTAAGAAGGTCCCCTGTCTGAAAAGACACATTAGCATTAGCAGCCAGAGCACCAGAACCACATCACAAAGGACTCCACACTCTACTTATGAGTATTAG
- the LOC113171302 gene encoding cytochrome c oxidase assembly factor 1 homolog encodes MRVSTSHLQQLTIFTTLVTGAGVGTMYYLMQRKFAQSDYHRLALHKLEACPVAMQNLGAPPLRVHNIHLTDRSNRVDQHTAQMKIPVTGTKTGGYLYIFSIRDPDTNSWNLRQAVLRLREGQTFDLLNPPLPAPAKAMENTQELDTVHWP; translated from the exons ATGAGGGTTTCCACTAgtcacctgcagcagctcaccATATTCACCACCTTGGTGACTGGCGCAGGGGTTGGCACCATGTACTACCTGATGCAGA GAAAATTTGCTCAGTCCGACTATCACAGACTGGCTTTGCACAAGTTGGAAGCATGTCCGGTTGCCATGCAAAACCTAGGGGCCCCGCCTTTAAGAGTCCATAATATCCATCTGACAGATAGAAGCAACCGTGTAGATCAGCACACTGCACAG ATGAAGATCCCTGTGACTGGTACCAAAACTGGTGGTTATCTGTATATTTTTTCAATTAGAGACCCTGATACCAACAG TTGGAACTTGAGGCAGGCGGTCCTGCGACTCCGAGAAGGACAGACCTTCGACCTGCTGAATCCTCCTCTCCCAGCTCCAGCGAAGGCTATGGAGAACACACAGGAGCTAGACACAGTCCACTGGCCCTGA
- the ccr12a gene encoding chemokine (C-C motif) receptor 12a isoform X2, producing MSDDDEQYRIFLELWNYTYDTTDSNYVVSGPVQLCSKKSVNEFGARFIPVFYYVNFLLSYLGNGLVLFIIYKYEKLNTVTNIFLLNLVLSNILFASSLPFWAIYHSSEWIFGIAMCKLVSSAYFIGFYSSILFLTLMTLDRYLAVVHAVAAAKSRKKMYAIIASLVVWCMSIVASLKELVLQNVYENTFSGLMCEESGYPKSTMERWRLVSYYQQFLLFFLLPLFMVMYCYISITIRILSTRMKEKCRAIKLIFVIIFTFFACWTPYNIVILLQAIQVSMTDEKTCSDIERLDHALYVTRNIAYLYCCISPVFYTFLGKKFQSHFMRLVAKKVPCLKRHISISSQSTRTTSQRTPHSTYEY from the coding sequence atgagtgatgatgatgaacagtaTAGGATCTTCCTGGAACTATGGAATTACACTTATGACACCACTGACTCAAACTATGTGGTCAGTGGACCTGTCCAGCTCTGTTCGAAGAAGTCCGTCAATGAGTTTGGTGCAAGATTCATACCAGTTTTTTACTATGTCAACTTCCTCCTAAGTTACCTTGGCAACGGGCTTGTTCTCTTTATCATCTACAAGTATGAGAAGCTCAACACAGTGACAAACATCTTCCTCTTGAATTTGGTCCTGTCCAACATCCTCTTTGCCTCCAGTCTACCTTTCTGGGCGATATACCATTCGTCAGAGTGGATTTTCGGCATTGCTATGTGCAAGCTGGTCAGCAGCGCCTACTTCATCGGTTTCTACAGctccatcctcttcctcacccTCATGACGCTTGACCGATACCTGGCAGTGGTGCATGCAGTGGCAGCTGCCAAGAGCAGGAAAAAGATGTATGCCATCATTGCATCTTTGGTAGTTTGGTGCATGAGTATTGTAGCAAGTCTGAAAGAGCTGGTTCTCCAAAATGTGTATGAGAACACATTTAGTGGACTGATGTGTGAGGAGTCTGGATACCCCAAGAGCACCATGGAGCGCTGGCGTCTGGTCAGTTATTACCAGCAGtttctgctcttcttcctcctcccatTGTTCATGGTGATGTACTGCTACATCAGCATCACCATCCGCATTTTGTCTACGCGTATGAAGGAGAAGTGCCGTGCCATCAAGCTCATATTTGTCATCATCTTTACCTTCTTCGCCTGCTGGACACCCTACAACATCGTCATCCTCTTGCAAGCTATACAGGTCTCAATGACAGATGAAAAAACTTGTTCTGACATAGAGCGCTTGGACCATGCATTGTATGTGACTCGGAACATAGCCTATTTGTATTGTTGCATCAGTCctgtgttttacacatttttggGAAAGAAATTCCAGAGTCACTTCATGAGGTTGGTGGCTAAGAAGGTCCCCTGTCTGAAAAGACACATTAGCATTAGCAGCCAGAGCACCAGAACCACATCACAAAGGACTCCACACTCTACTTATGAGTATTAG